Genomic DNA from Rhodopseudomonas sp. BAL398:
CGTCTTGGTTGATGAGGCGCGTCTGGCGGCTCTACGTTGCACACATTTTCTTGTTTGTGTTGTATGTAGCCGTGATCGGCCATGTCGCACAAAGCTACGCTAATCCCGAGCTCATAAATGAATTCAATATAGCCGGGTTGCTGCACAACCCGTTCGATGTCCTTACCCAGGGCTTGCTCCTCCGTTTCAAACCCCTCAACATGGATGTGCTCCCCCTTTACATCGTGCTTTTGGCAGGTATGCCGCCAATTCTATGGCTTATGTTGCGATTGCCCAACGCTACGATGCTAGGATCATTGTGCATATACTTCGTTGCACGAGATCTCGGCTGGAATTTATCCTCCTACCCCCGGGGGGCGTGGTATTTTAATCCTTTTGCATGGCAACTACTGTTTGTCCTTGGTGCGTGGTATACCGTAGCTGCAATCCGATTGCGTCCCCTCACCAATTCGCGAGCCCTTCGTTACGTTGGAGCCGCCTATCTGCTGTTTTCGCTTGTGATGACGATGACAGTTCATATCCCATATCTGGCAAACGAACTCCCAAAATGGCTTTTTGACGCATTCAATCCTAACGACAAGACCAATCTCGCCCCTTACCGCGTGGTCCACTTCGTATTCTTTGCACTCTTTGTCACAAGATTTCTGCCGAGGAACTGGCGCGGTTTGAAATCTCGCATTCTTCAGCCTCTAATCAAATGCGGTGAGCAATCATTAAACGTCTTTTGTTCGGGAGTTCTTCTATCATTTTTGGCCCATTTCATATTGGAGACCGGCTCACGCACAGTGTGGACAGAAATCCTCGTCAGCGTAGCTGGGCTTTCGCTGATGACTGCAGTTGCGTACTTTGTGTCTTGGTCCAAAACATTGGATATACCACGACCGCTTTTCCTAGCGGGACGCACTGGAAAAGATGCGAGTAATGCTGCCAACAGCGATGATACTGAAACATCGACCAACCGTCCGACTTGGTTGGGCCGAATCGGCTTCTCTCACGAACGGTAGAAAACGGCGACATCAGGAAGCGCGGACGCTCGTTCTGGGCTAGCTATTTCGTTGAGTTTTCTACTGCGGCGGCGTCGATCAAGGTAATCGAATGCTCATCGACGAGCCCGCGGCGGTCATTGACCAGTCCCTTTCGCTTTCCTTGACCTCCGGTCCCCTTGCTCCATTCCGCAAAGAGCTTTCGCAATTTTGCGCGCGACGCTCTATCGCATGTCCAAATACACTGCTAAAATTTCTTTTTGTCGTCGCTCCTGCTATTGCTTCTCTCGAGACGGCCGGTCACCAAGAGCTGCACGCCAACAGCAACGATCCGGCAAGAACATCGGTACGCGCTTTTGATAGTTCTGATATTCATCGCCGAACCGTATGAGCATCTGCCTCTCCTCCTTTCGAGCCAGACGCTGGTAGGCGATGACGATGATAGGAAAGGCCGCAAGTGAAAATATTGTCGGCCAATGCACGACGCCTTCACCAAAAAGGGCGAGGAAAATGCCGCTATATTGCGGATGGCGCACAAAAGCGTAAGGCCCCTCGGAGGCGAGCCGTCTTTTTGCAGTCGCTCGATAAACCTCACGCCAACCTGCGATCAGCAGCGTGATCCCCGAAAATACAACCGTGTAGCCAATCGCCATCGAAACCGGCATCACCCACCAGTCGCCGGTTAGATAAACCCAGAGATTCTCGTCCCAAAAGTTGCCGGCGACGTCCAGACCGAAAATCCGCGTCAGTAGATAGATCGTAACGGGAAATCCATACATCTCGGCATAAAACGCAATGATGAATGCTTGCACGAGTCCCGCCCGGCTCCATTCACGCCAGTTGCTCGGCACGACAAGACGATAGAAAAACCATGACACGACGACGATCGAGATCGCTATGCCTCCCCAGAATATGTTTGCATGCATCCATCTGCCTCCGTCGTCGATACTCAATGATTCGCACGCCGTCGCGGATTTTCCCCGGCGATGCGACCTCCCGTAGTGTTTGCAGTCGACAGCTTGACCGCCGTCGGTTGGCCCCTTTGTGCTAGAGCGCGATCGCGATTTTCTCGTTCTCGCGCTGCAGATAGTTTGCCGGCGGCCGGTGAAACAGAAGCGTGCGGCGCGCACCAATGAATCGACCGCAGCTCCTCGGGTATCGCCATCCCTCGTGGGTTAGGGCAGTTGCGGTCCTTGCGCTTTTCCATTGCGCTTTGCATGCGCTTCTCAAATAAGTTCGGGTCAAGCGACCGCCCGGTTACACGAGATGAAGGCGAGAGCGGGATTTCTGCTGGCCACGGCTGTCTGGCCGCCGCGATTTCGGGGCGGGGCCGGCCCTGGCGACGATCGCATCGAACAGCGACGCCCGCTGCCCAACGTGACCGGTCCGAAAATCCTTGGAAAATTCCAGGTTAAAGGGGCTATAGTGTCATTGTAACTACATCGTGTGGCCTTCACAAAGCGAGGTCGCTATGCTCAAGCAAAGCTGGAAAACCGAAGCTATTATAGACGTCGCCAATCTCGCCCTGGGCGGGTTTCTGTTTCTATCGCCCTGGATATTCGGCTTCAGCTCTCGGCTCGGATGGCATACGTCTTGGATGGCCGGTGCCGCCATCGGCATCGTCGCTATTTTTTCGATTGCCGACCTCCTCAAGCCGGTCTCGATTCCGATGTTCTTCGAACAGGAGGAATGGATCAACCTCACTATCGGCGCGTGGTTGGCGGTCTGCCCTTGGGTTCTCAGCTTCCACGACGATGCCATGGCGATGCAGGTTCATCTCGTGGTGGGAATCATCGTCGCAACAATTGCCGTTGTCGAACTCTGGGCTCTGCATCACAGCTCGCCACATCAAAGGATATGATGCTTTTCGTGGCAGCATTCCAGTGAAAGCGAATGTTGAGGCTAGCGTTGCCGTGGGCGGAGCTGCAATGAAGAATGCCGTGCTACTGGGACTGGTCGCGTTGGGTCTCTTCCGCTGCCGCGTTGGCGGCGGATATGGTAAGGCCCCAAAGCGTTGCCATCTTCGTGGGATACCGTCACGGTTGTCCGTCGTCAGGCAATTTGAGACTGATCAGGCGTTTCGAGAAGAGAGGCTCTGGCTCATCAGGGGTTAGAGTTTAGGCTGCCTGCAGTCGGTGCTGCAAGCGACGGTTTGCGATGGTGGCAAGCTTGATGCGGTGTCGTTCGGCGATGATCATGTGTGCCCTGCCGAAGTAGACGTCGGCTGGTGTGACGTTGTCGATGCTCTCATGATAGCGGACGTGATTGTAGTGCTCGACGAAGGCTCCAATCTGTTGGTCGAGATCTCGGGGTAAATAGTAGTTTTCCAGCAAGATGCGGTTCTTCAAGGTCTGATGCCAGCGCTCGATCTTGCCCTGGGTTTGCGGGTGATACGGTGCGCCCCGCACATGCTTCATGCCCTTGTCTTCAAGCCAGTCGGCCAGGTCGCCTGCAACATAGGACGCGCCATTGTCGCTGAGCAGTCTCGGCCGGTGCACGACGGTGACGCTGTCGAGGCCAGATGCAGCCAGGGCCTGGTCCAGCGTTGCTGTGACGTCGGAAGCGCACATAGTGGGGCCGAGCCGCCACGCGACGATGTAGCGCGAGAAGTCGTCCAACACCGTCGACAGGTAGTACCAGCCCCAGCCTGTGATCTTGAGATAGGTGAAGTCCGTCTGCCAGAGCTGGTTGATGGCGGTGGTCTTGTCCTTGAACTCGTTCGCCGCCTTGATCACCACATAAGCAGGGCTGGTGATCAGGTCATGCGCCTTCAACAGTCGATAGACCGAAGCTTCGGAGACGAAGTATTTATTCTCGTCAGTGAACCGCACCGCTAACTCCCGCGGCGACAGCTCCGGGACTTGCAGCGCCAAATCGATGATCTTCACGCGGACGTTGTCCGGAATGCGATTCCAGACGCGATCCGGTCGAGAACGATGGTCGTTCAGCGCCTCGTGCCCTCCAGCCCGATAACGATCGTACCATCGGTAGAAGGTGGCGCGGGGAATGCCGAGCTTGTCCAGCGTGCGTTTGGCCGGCAGATGTGATTGTTCCACCAGCGCGATGATCTCGGCCTTCTCGGATGCAGGATATCTCATGCCTCGTCCTCCCCATCCCCGTTCATGCTTTTTTTAAGCAGACGGTTCTCCAGGGTCAGATCGGCAACGACTTCTTTCAACGCGGTGGCCTCTCGACGAAGATCCTTCACCTCGCCAGGCGTTGCAGCTCGCGCAGTGTCACCGGCCAATCGGCGCTTGCCGGCCTCCAGGAACTCCTTGGACCAACCGTAATACATCGAGGCGGCGATGCCTTCCCGGCGGCAAAGCTCCGAGATGTTCTCCTCACCGCGCAGACCTTCCAGCACGATGCGGATCTTCTCTTCGGCCGAGTACTGCCGACGCGTCTGGCGCCGGATGTCCTTCAGCACTTGT
This window encodes:
- a CDS encoding IS3 family transposase (programmed frameshift), yielding MKQKSGLGKAPAEQVLKDIRRQTRRQYSAEEKIRIVLEGLRGEENISELCRREGIAASMYYGWSKEFLEAGKRRLAGDTARAATPGEVKDLRREATALKEVVADLTLENRLLKKKHERGWGGRGMRYPASEKAEIIALVEQSHLPAKRTLDKLGIPRATFYRWYDRYRAGGHEALNDHRSRPDRVWNRIPDNVRVKIIDLALQVPELSPRELAVRFTDENKYFVSEASVYRLLKAHDLITSPAYVVIKAANEFKDKTTAINQLWQTDFTYLKITGWGWYYLSTVLDDFSRYIVAWRLGPTMCASDVTATLDQALAASGLDSVTVVHRPRLLSDNGASYVAGDLADWLEDKGMKHVRGAPYHPQTQGKIERWHQTLKNRILLENYYLPRDLDQQIGAFVEHYNHVRYHESIDNVTPADVYFGRAHMIIAERHRIKLATIANRRLQHRLQAA
- a CDS encoding methyltransferase family protein produces the protein MHANIFWGGIAISIVVVSWFFYRLVVPSNWREWSRAGLVQAFIIAFYAEMYGFPVTIYLLTRIFGLDVAGNFWDENLWVYLTGDWWVMPVSMAIGYTVVFSGITLLIAGWREVYRATAKRRLASEGPYAFVRHPQYSGIFLALFGEGVVHWPTIFSLAAFPIIVIAYQRLARKEERQMLIRFGDEYQNYQKRVPMFLPDRCCWRAALGDRPSREKQ
- a CDS encoding OpgC domain-containing protein: LDHIPNNVVAWITTRNYGFSDAAELFIFMSGYMTSLVCANIMIQRGFVAGTSWLMRRVWRLYVAHIFLFVLYVAVIGHVAQSYANPELINEFNIAGLLHNPFDVLTQGLLLRFKPLNMDVLPLYIVLLAGMPPILWLMLRLPNATMLGSLCIYFVARDLGWNLSSYPRGAWYFNPFAWQLLFVLGAWYTVAAIRLRPLTNSRALRYVGAAYLLFSLVMTMTVHIPYLANELPKWLFDAFNPNDKTNLAPYRVVHFVFFALFVTRFLPRNWRGLKSRILQPLIKCGEQSLNVFCSGVLLSFLAHFILETGSRTVWTEILVSVAGLSLMTAVAYFVSWSKTLDIPRPLFLAGRTGKDASNAANSDDTETSTNRPTWLGRIGFSHER
- a CDS encoding SPW repeat protein — its product is MLKQSWKTEAIIDVANLALGGFLFLSPWIFGFSSRLGWHTSWMAGAAIGIVAIFSIADLLKPVSIPMFFEQEEWINLTIGAWLAVCPWVLSFHDDAMAMQVHLVVGIIVATIAVVELWALHHSSPHQRI